From one Agrobacterium fabrum str. C58 genomic stretch:
- a CDS encoding LuxR C-terminal-related transcriptional regulator codes for MLTSVPNNAYSPLSPNFHVIAHSKPMETSVKKLAIIDDRALDRECLAQSLIAYGLDMEVELFSSLDDWRHAPNGHHSGILVNVGRSDFCDDVSLHELREFIADYPYLPVVILAENRDLRQVMRAFDAGVRGYISSSIGLAVCVGAISLALAGGAFVSAENLSDLRQLLVVAEDKERQRTAMFTQREVDVINALTQGKPNKIIAYELNLRESTVKVHIRNIMKKVDAKNRTEVIFKISDLFKN; via the coding sequence ATGCTGACGTCAGTTCCCAATAACGCATACAGCCCATTATCACCGAACTTTCATGTGATTGCGCATTCGAAACCTATGGAAACTTCGGTCAAAAAGCTGGCGATCATCGACGACCGGGCGCTTGACCGTGAGTGTCTGGCTCAGAGCCTGATCGCATATGGCCTTGATATGGAAGTCGAACTGTTTTCATCACTCGACGACTGGAGGCATGCCCCGAACGGACATCATAGCGGCATTCTGGTCAACGTCGGACGCAGCGATTTTTGCGATGACGTATCCCTTCATGAGCTGCGGGAATTTATTGCCGATTACCCTTATCTGCCGGTCGTCATTCTTGCGGAAAACCGCGATCTGCGCCAGGTCATGAGGGCGTTTGACGCAGGCGTGCGGGGATACATCTCCTCGTCGATAGGACTGGCGGTATGCGTGGGCGCCATCTCACTTGCATTGGCGGGTGGCGCTTTCGTGTCAGCTGAAAATCTCAGCGATCTCAGGCAGTTGCTCGTGGTTGCAGAAGACAAGGAACGTCAGCGCACCGCAATGTTCACCCAACGTGAGGTCGATGTCATCAACGCGCTCACGCAAGGCAAGCCAAACAAGATCATCGCCTATGAACTCAATCTTCGTGAAAGCACCGTAAAGGTGCATATCCGCAATATCATGAAGAAAGTCGACGCCAAAAACCGAAC
- a CDS encoding response regulator gives MNGELVTSKEELQSLNEELTALNNQLHEALERQRAVANDLQNVLYSTDVPTLFLDSSLRIRFFTPATRSVFHIVSSDVGRPLSDLSGFDGDGTLQTDAMATLHDGNTIDREIGGSDGRWYVRRVKPYRGESKTVDGVVITFIDVSAQKQAAESREAAKKSAERATEAKSRFLSAASHDLRQPLQTLKLLQGLLERSVGEGRARTFVQRMEETLSSMSGMLDSLLDINQIEAGMVEPQVVNFAIGNLLGLLFKEFYYPARAAGLQLHVVPSSLAVRTDPRLFEQIVRNLLSNALKYTTSGKILVGCRRRGTKVRFEVWDTGIGIPESQIEDVFQEYLQLDASAGTEDRGLGLGLSIVKRLSELLELRVAVRSRLHKGSVFMIEIDQAPAGEPLVPLRAPVDGRPHHTTALSSASVLIIEDENGMRDLLKMGLEQSGYVVAATSTGAEALAIVRGLQFKPDVILADYNFPTGGNGIAAIEDIRQALRRNVPALILTGDISSKALTTFAQHEIPYLHKPVKLKDVVQVVETLVVRQTGERAEHISEPEDMEPMTGRLIEVVDDEKDIRDHLRALFEGEGWTVATYVSAEEYIADYKPDRSGCLLVDAYLPGMVGMELLRLLKERQHRFPVIVITGHSDVRMAIDAMRYGAADFIEKPISYQELYRSVRSALDRSRDANEREERREAARATLATLTRKQRQILDRIVQGQANKIIAADLKLSQRTVENHRASIMRRTKSASLPALLRLVLNAEE, from the coding sequence ATGAATGGGGAACTCGTCACTTCGAAAGAGGAACTGCAATCCCTCAACGAAGAACTGACAGCCCTCAACAATCAATTGCACGAAGCACTGGAGCGCCAGCGCGCGGTTGCCAACGATCTGCAAAACGTCCTGTATAGTACCGATGTCCCGACGCTTTTTCTGGATTCCAGTCTTCGTATACGGTTCTTCACACCAGCCACTCGGTCAGTATTCCACATCGTATCGTCCGATGTGGGCCGTCCCCTTTCAGACCTCAGCGGCTTCGACGGCGACGGTACGCTTCAAACCGATGCCATGGCGACCCTCCACGACGGCAATACAATCGACAGGGAAATAGGAGGATCTGACGGTCGATGGTATGTCCGCCGCGTCAAACCCTATCGCGGCGAGAGCAAGACCGTCGACGGGGTCGTCATCACCTTCATCGATGTGAGCGCCCAGAAACAGGCTGCCGAGAGCAGGGAAGCTGCAAAGAAATCCGCCGAGCGGGCGACCGAGGCCAAGTCGCGATTCCTGTCTGCGGCAAGCCACGATCTGCGTCAGCCGCTGCAAACCCTGAAACTGTTGCAGGGGCTTTTGGAGAGGAGCGTGGGCGAAGGGCGGGCGCGCACTTTCGTTCAGAGGATGGAGGAAACGCTGTCCTCGATGTCGGGCATGCTCGACTCCCTTCTCGACATCAACCAGATAGAAGCTGGCATGGTGGAACCGCAGGTCGTGAACTTTGCAATAGGCAACCTTCTGGGACTGCTCTTCAAGGAGTTTTATTATCCCGCTCGCGCCGCCGGGCTGCAACTCCATGTCGTGCCGTCCAGCCTCGCCGTTCGCACTGATCCGCGTCTGTTCGAGCAGATCGTTCGTAACCTTCTGTCCAATGCGCTGAAATATACGACCAGCGGCAAAATTCTGGTCGGCTGTCGCCGGCGTGGTACGAAGGTTCGGTTCGAAGTGTGGGACACTGGCATCGGTATTCCCGAGAGCCAAATCGAGGATGTTTTCCAGGAATACCTCCAGCTCGATGCGTCTGCTGGAACAGAAGACCGTGGTTTGGGGCTGGGATTGTCAATCGTCAAGCGGCTCAGCGAGCTCCTCGAATTGAGGGTAGCGGTGCGATCGCGATTGCATAAAGGTTCCGTATTCATGATCGAGATCGATCAGGCACCGGCAGGTGAGCCGCTTGTGCCACTTCGTGCGCCGGTGGATGGCCGTCCGCATCACACGACCGCCCTGTCGTCTGCCTCGGTTTTGATCATCGAGGACGAAAACGGCATGCGCGATCTTCTCAAGATGGGCCTTGAGCAGTCTGGATATGTGGTCGCTGCGACCTCAACGGGTGCCGAAGCGCTCGCGATCGTTCGCGGACTGCAGTTCAAGCCCGACGTCATTCTCGCGGACTACAATTTCCCTACCGGCGGGAATGGCATTGCTGCGATTGAAGATATCCGGCAGGCGCTCCGCCGAAATGTTCCGGCGCTCATTCTCACAGGCGATATTTCCAGCAAGGCCCTGACGACTTTTGCGCAGCACGAAATACCCTATCTGCACAAGCCGGTGAAACTCAAGGACGTCGTGCAGGTGGTCGAGACCCTGGTCGTTCGCCAAACCGGCGAAAGGGCGGAGCATATAAGCGAACCTGAAGACATGGAGCCGATGACGGGCCGGCTCATCGAAGTCGTCGACGACGAGAAAGACATCCGGGACCACTTGCGGGCTCTTTTCGAAGGCGAGGGCTGGACAGTCGCAACCTATGTTTCGGCCGAAGAGTATATTGCAGATTACAAGCCGGACAGATCAGGTTGTCTGCTTGTCGATGCGTATCTGCCGGGCATGGTCGGCATGGAGTTGCTGCGCCTGCTGAAAGAAAGACAGCACCGGTTTCCGGTCATTGTGATCACGGGTCACAGCGATGTGCGTATGGCAATCGATGCGATGCGATACGGAGCGGCCGATTTCATCGAGAAGCCGATTTCTTACCAGGAACTGTATCGGAGCGTTCGGTCCGCGCTTGATCGTTCGCGTGATGCGAACGAGCGCGAGGAACGGCGTGAAGCGGCGCGCGCCACCCTGGCGACGCTGACGCGCAAGCAACGGCAGATCCTTGACCGTATTGTCCAGGGGCAGGCCAACAAGATTATTGCAGCCGATCTGAAGCTTAGTCAGCGCACCGTCGAGAATCACCGTGCTTCAATCATGCGCCGTACGAAATCCGCTTCGTTGCCGGCATTGTTGCGGCTTGTCCTGAATGCCGAAGAATAG
- a CDS encoding glycosyltransferase family 2 protein, protein MSSIDIVIPNYNYGRFLKGCVESVLGQNIADMRILIIDNASTDDSVAISRSLAAANPRIETSLRARNLGGHASFNAGIDWARADYFAIICADDVLSPGALARAMEALDNNPGAHMAFGRTAFFRDDAEIASGLHSDADGMRLHRGMDFIANICATGRSPVQGPLAVTRTHIQQHAGHYRPALRHTDDVEMWMRLAVLGDIVELDAVQNFTRIHGANQSAILDNVLAWNAEIEAALESFFGNEGALLADAKTLLRRGRASLSDRAYWCALSNLVRRRPGAGALLAQAFRLRPASALLPPISYLMRRPDALHRIRAAIARR, encoded by the coding sequence ATGAGCAGTATCGATATCGTCATTCCCAACTACAATTACGGTCGCTTTCTCAAGGGGTGCGTAGAAAGCGTCCTTGGCCAGAACATCGCCGACATGCGCATCCTCATCATCGACAATGCCTCTACAGACGATAGTGTTGCGATCTCCCGGTCTCTCGCGGCAGCAAATCCGCGTATCGAAACGAGCCTGCGCGCAAGGAACCTCGGCGGTCACGCGTCTTTCAACGCAGGCATCGATTGGGCGCGGGCGGATTATTTCGCCATTATCTGCGCCGACGATGTCCTGTCGCCGGGTGCCCTGGCACGCGCAATGGAAGCGCTCGACAATAATCCCGGCGCGCACATGGCCTTCGGCCGCACCGCCTTCTTCCGCGACGACGCCGAAATTGCATCAGGCCTCCACAGCGATGCCGATGGTATGCGGCTTCATCGCGGGATGGACTTCATCGCCAACATCTGTGCGACGGGACGCAGCCCGGTGCAAGGCCCACTCGCGGTTACCAGAACGCACATTCAGCAACATGCCGGACATTACCGGCCAGCACTGCGTCACACCGACGATGTCGAGATGTGGATGCGGCTCGCGGTGCTGGGCGACATCGTCGAACTTGACGCCGTGCAGAATTTCACCCGCATCCACGGCGCCAACCAGTCGGCCATCCTTGATAACGTGCTTGCCTGGAATGCCGAAATCGAAGCCGCGCTTGAAAGCTTCTTCGGCAACGAAGGGGCGTTACTTGCCGATGCCAAGACCCTGCTCCGGCGCGGTCGCGCGAGCCTGAGCGACCGCGCCTATTGGTGTGCGCTTTCCAATCTGGTTCGGCGCAGGCCTGGCGCGGGTGCCCTCCTTGCACAAGCTTTCCGCCTGAGACCCGCTTCAGCGCTTCTACCACCGATAAGTTATCTTATGCGACGACCCGATGCGCTGCACCGCATTCGTGCAGCGATCGCCCGCCGATAG
- a CDS encoding oligosaccharide flippase family protein encodes MHKVRRAFFMAMLEQHLGIAINFALIAIMSRLLSPAEVGFAVIGYGVTAVIFAFREFVSSDFLIQLDVVERDDINTSLTLLLLVSGILGVVLYLCGPYLALFYHQPGLQHYLVLAIAAVMAESLGMPAFSMLRRRLAFGTIARVRTIGLVVMAVVTIFAARNGWGFVSFALGLLVGNSVASALAAYADPAQRSARLSLKSWRRMAEFGRYRGAATIVDKLYESLPQLVLGFAMTPTAVAIYNRANTVCSIPDRIFLSAIFSFAFPALAAEVREGGDVRRSYLRALSYITVLYWPSLIMVAILADPIVRLALGDQWLAAVPITRILALASIFWFPMVLTTPLLIALNANREAFLGNFVCRSVSAIVLCSASFFGLTAVALSQFVTLPFQMLVAFYLVRRHAHFKLPELFAAVAPSASVTLAAIAGPLAISAWMGFRFDYSLAQAGGAVLLSVTGWAAGLFLLRHPLLSEIRSTLDAFTGRRRKVGKPAAPASIPDTVVSAAVEP; translated from the coding sequence ATGCACAAAGTCCGCCGTGCCTTTTTCATGGCCATGCTGGAACAGCACCTCGGAATTGCGATCAATTTCGCTCTGATCGCGATCATGTCGCGGCTGCTTTCGCCTGCGGAAGTGGGCTTCGCCGTTATCGGCTACGGGGTGACGGCGGTCATCTTCGCCTTTCGCGAATTCGTTTCGTCCGACTTCCTCATTCAGCTCGATGTCGTTGAACGCGATGACATCAACACATCGCTTACACTGCTGCTTCTGGTCAGCGGTATTCTCGGGGTCGTTCTTTATCTGTGCGGACCGTATCTGGCGCTTTTCTACCACCAGCCCGGTCTCCAGCACTATCTTGTCCTCGCAATAGCCGCCGTCATGGCCGAAAGCCTTGGCATGCCGGCGTTTTCCATGCTGCGTCGCCGGCTGGCCTTCGGCACCATCGCACGCGTCCGAACCATCGGTCTCGTCGTCATGGCTGTCGTGACGATCTTCGCTGCCAGAAATGGATGGGGCTTCGTCAGTTTTGCTCTTGGCCTGCTCGTCGGCAACAGCGTTGCCAGCGCTCTTGCCGCCTATGCCGATCCGGCCCAGCGGTCAGCACGCCTCTCGCTCAAGTCGTGGCGCCGTATGGCCGAATTCGGCCGTTACAGGGGCGCTGCCACCATCGTCGACAAATTATACGAGTCCCTGCCGCAACTGGTGCTCGGCTTTGCCATGACACCGACCGCGGTTGCGATCTACAATCGCGCTAATACCGTCTGCTCCATTCCCGATCGCATTTTCCTTTCGGCAATCTTTTCCTTCGCCTTTCCGGCGCTCGCCGCAGAAGTTCGCGAAGGCGGGGACGTCCGCAGATCCTACCTTCGCGCCCTCAGTTACATCACCGTGCTCTATTGGCCGTCGCTGATCATGGTCGCCATCCTCGCCGATCCCATCGTGCGCCTTGCACTGGGAGACCAGTGGCTTGCCGCCGTACCAATCACCCGGATCCTCGCGCTTGCCTCGATTTTCTGGTTTCCAATGGTGCTGACAACGCCGCTGCTGATCGCCCTCAACGCCAACCGCGAAGCGTTCCTCGGCAATTTCGTCTGCCGCAGCGTTTCGGCAATTGTGCTCTGCTCCGCGAGCTTCTTCGGCCTGACCGCAGTCGCGCTGAGCCAATTCGTGACATTGCCCTTCCAGATGCTCGTCGCCTTCTATCTGGTCAGGCGCCATGCGCACTTCAAATTACCCGAACTGTTCGCAGCCGTCGCGCCAAGCGCCAGCGTGACCCTTGCCGCGATTGCGGGGCCGCTCGCCATATCCGCCTGGATGGGCTTCCGCTTCGATTACTCCCTCGCCCAGGCTGGCGGCGCCGTCCTTCTTTCGGTGACGGGCTGGGCCGCCGGCCTGTTTCTTCTGCGCCACCCGCTCCTCAGCGAAATACGTTCGACCCTCGACGCTTTCACCGGGCGCCGGCGTAAAGTCGGCAAACCTGCTGCACCGGCTTCCATTCCCGACACCGTCGTTTCAGCAGCGGTCGAGCCATGA
- a CDS encoding polysaccharide pyruvyl transferase family protein, with protein sequence MRITLLGQFGSGNSGNDGSLEAMLLYLRRMRPDADLLCICASPTVVSAKFNIRSMGVGGPPLTNPWMRQLDRLLGKVPSRLMLLVSCLFGFDKADLMIIPGTGILDDFQEKWFGWPFVVFCWCLVARLRNTRIAFVSIGAGPMKSRLSRWFLRSAAQMASYRSYRDDFSLNYMKMIGVDVSRDHRYPDIAFDLPAPVPHRERSADGAMRIGVGVMDYRGWRHNDPEANRIYQTYIHKLSQLVSWLIGEGHRITLLMGDVTDRVACADLMFLLNDMLSEDEMSQIEISSAATLRDIMLQMAAIDLAVVSRYHGVVCSLKLGNPTISIGYARKFDDLMNDFDQEKFVRHIDTFEVEDVIELVKEILAGADAVRQRIAHANERFRRQLAEQEALLGREFLLTDIVATPQGVTP encoded by the coding sequence ATGAGGATCACTCTCCTTGGACAATTTGGCTCGGGCAATTCCGGCAATGACGGATCGCTGGAAGCCATGCTCCTTTATCTGCGCAGGATGAGGCCCGATGCCGATCTCTTGTGTATCTGCGCAAGCCCGACAGTCGTAAGTGCGAAGTTCAACATTCGTTCGATGGGCGTCGGCGGCCCTCCCCTGACGAATCCGTGGATGAGGCAACTGGACAGGCTGCTCGGCAAGGTGCCTTCACGGCTGATGTTATTGGTCAGTTGCCTCTTTGGTTTCGACAAGGCTGACCTGATGATCATACCGGGGACCGGCATCCTCGATGATTTTCAGGAAAAGTGGTTCGGCTGGCCCTTTGTCGTATTTTGCTGGTGTCTCGTTGCACGCCTTCGTAACACGCGGATCGCTTTCGTCAGCATCGGCGCCGGTCCGATGAAAAGCCGTCTCAGCCGCTGGTTCCTGCGCTCGGCAGCACAGATGGCCTCCTACCGCTCCTATCGGGACGATTTCTCCCTCAACTACATGAAAATGATCGGCGTTGACGTGTCGCGAGACCACCGTTACCCCGATATCGCTTTTGATCTTCCTGCGCCTGTTCCCCACCGCGAGAGGTCCGCCGACGGCGCAATGAGAATAGGTGTCGGCGTCATGGATTATCGCGGTTGGCGTCACAACGATCCCGAGGCCAACAGGATTTACCAGACCTACATCCACAAGCTCTCGCAGCTTGTTAGCTGGTTGATCGGTGAAGGTCATCGTATCACGCTTTTGATGGGGGACGTTACGGATCGGGTCGCCTGCGCGGATCTGATGTTTCTGCTTAACGATATGCTCTCCGAGGATGAGATGTCACAGATCGAGATCAGCTCGGCCGCAACGCTGCGCGATATCATGCTGCAGATGGCAGCAATCGATCTGGCCGTGGTGTCGAGATACCACGGAGTGGTCTGCTCGCTGAAACTTGGAAATCCTACAATATCAATCGGTTACGCCCGCAAGTTCGATGATCTCATGAATGATTTCGACCAGGAGAAATTTGTCCGGCACATCGACACGTTCGAAGTCGAGGACGTTATCGAGCTTGTGAAGGAAATACTTGCTGGGGCCGATGCGGTGAGGCAGCGGATTGCCCACGCCAATGAACGATTCAGGCGCCAGCTCGCCGAGCAGGAGGCGCTACTCGGCCGGGAATTTCTCCTAACGGATATCGTCGCAACGCCGCAGGGCGTTACGCCTTAG
- a CDS encoding glycosyltransferase family 4 protein, with product MKLAYFVIPHIGGTYSVFKHLRKGLAAYDIDVRWLGVCKETYGLPLDLQGETAFGQLLRMPVNLSERDCAARMAAAIENGGFDGVIVNVLGDQLQTNIARYLPEGILRILVVHNISPGTYAAARSVRDYAHVTIGVSERCRADLVARNGFPKDRTYAIPNAVDSDAFRSQAVRRVNRGPELKVLFVGRIEDASKGVMWLREILDGSPEAVRLTIVGDGPDMGKLRRRLASHDDRVSYAGSVQLSDIPVIMASHDVLIMPSRFEGLGMTMIEAMAGGCVPVVSHIRGVTDTIVEPGRNGFLFPIGNYTAAANAIGRLHADRDLLERMSIAGKEMVLNRFSIERMAARYNEVIAMTLNDRPGLSTVLRMEDWSIPAGLRPGLRTYLPLPLKNWLRVVRERL from the coding sequence ATGAAGCTTGCCTATTTTGTCATTCCCCATATCGGCGGCACCTATTCCGTCTTCAAACATCTTCGCAAAGGCCTCGCTGCCTATGACATAGACGTGCGATGGCTTGGCGTGTGCAAGGAAACATACGGGTTGCCCCTCGATCTGCAGGGTGAGACAGCTTTCGGTCAACTCCTGCGCATGCCCGTCAATCTCAGCGAACGCGATTGCGCCGCGCGAATGGCGGCTGCCATCGAAAACGGAGGGTTCGACGGTGTGATCGTCAACGTTCTTGGCGATCAGTTGCAGACAAATATCGCGCGCTATCTGCCCGAAGGCATCCTGCGTATTCTCGTCGTTCATAATATTTCGCCGGGAACATACGCGGCCGCGCGCTCGGTCCGGGACTATGCCCATGTCACGATAGGCGTATCGGAGCGGTGCCGCGCCGATCTGGTCGCGCGCAACGGCTTTCCGAAGGATCGCACCTACGCAATCCCCAATGCGGTGGACAGCGATGCGTTCCGCAGCCAGGCGGTTCGGCGCGTCAACCGGGGGCCGGAACTCAAGGTTCTCTTTGTCGGCCGCATTGAAGACGCATCGAAGGGCGTGATGTGGCTGCGGGAAATACTGGATGGCTCGCCAGAGGCGGTGCGCCTGACGATCGTCGGAGATGGGCCGGACATGGGCAAACTCAGGCGAAGGCTGGCCAGCCATGACGATCGCGTCAGTTATGCAGGATCCGTTCAGCTTTCCGACATACCGGTCATCATGGCCAGTCACGATGTTCTCATCATGCCGTCCCGCTTCGAGGGGCTTGGCATGACGATGATCGAGGCGATGGCCGGCGGCTGTGTCCCGGTCGTGTCACATATCCGGGGCGTGACGGACACGATTGTCGAGCCGGGCCGAAACGGCTTCCTTTTCCCGATCGGCAATTATACGGCGGCGGCCAATGCGATCGGACGCTTGCATGCCGATCGCGACCTTCTCGAGAGGATGTCGATCGCGGGAAAGGAAATGGTCCTGAACCGCTTCAGCATCGAACGGATGGCCGCACGCTATAACGAAGTCATCGCCATGACATTGAACGACCGCCCCGGTCTGTCAACGGTGCTCAGGATGGAGGACTGGTCTATTCCCGCCGGGTTGAGGCCGGGTCTCAGAACCTATTTGCCGTTGCCCTTGAAAAACTGGCTTCGCGTCGTTCGAGAACGGCTCTGA
- a CDS encoding DUF4038 domain-containing protein, with translation MIGDQRRLGSLSGIFLLWLGMFSTCAAQDVAFPLRVAQDGHYLEDGKGLPFLIVGDSAWSLIGDASIPDAEFYLQTREQQGFNTVLVSLIEHRFSRKAPANFYDEKPFIGKPFGQPNEAYFDRAEAFIKAAASRNLLVLLCPAYSGARGGPEGWYQEMVAAGPEKLRAYGRYVGQRFAKYPNIIWVQGGDYDPPNRQLVMAVAMGIAETDPSALQTVHGNPDTVTSDFWRDASWLDIDSVYTYSNVAAAVLDRYRSGPRRPFFLIESAYEGENDVKERQVRLNAYGALLSGASGQLFGNNPVWHFSAAGLYDAKDRWQNSLNSRGAQSITHLAALFSQLAWWKLVPDQGSLLKSEAGAFAARDRDGTFALIYLDTPSVAIDLDSLGGGEKTLRWYDPSNGLYIEPTERLGRSGLRNVTVPASANASGFQDWIAVLSAQE, from the coding sequence ATGATCGGCGATCAGCGGCGACTTGGCTCTCTGTCCGGCATCTTCCTTCTATGGTTGGGCATGTTTTCGACCTGTGCCGCACAGGATGTCGCTTTTCCGCTGCGGGTTGCGCAGGACGGTCATTATCTCGAAGACGGCAAGGGCCTGCCATTCCTGATTGTCGGAGACAGTGCGTGGTCGCTCATTGGCGATGCCTCCATCCCCGATGCCGAATTTTATCTGCAAACCCGAGAGCAGCAGGGCTTCAACACTGTGCTTGTATCGTTGATCGAGCACCGGTTCTCCCGCAAGGCGCCGGCGAATTTCTACGACGAGAAACCCTTTATCGGTAAGCCCTTCGGGCAACCGAACGAGGCCTATTTCGACAGGGCCGAAGCGTTCATAAAGGCCGCCGCCAGTCGCAACCTGCTGGTACTTCTCTGTCCGGCCTATAGTGGCGCGCGCGGTGGTCCAGAAGGATGGTATCAGGAAATGGTTGCGGCCGGGCCGGAAAAGCTGCGGGCTTATGGACGTTATGTCGGACAACGCTTTGCGAAGTACCCCAATATCATTTGGGTGCAGGGCGGGGATTATGATCCGCCCAATCGTCAGCTGGTCATGGCCGTTGCAATGGGGATAGCAGAAACCGATCCTTCGGCATTGCAGACCGTGCACGGCAATCCCGATACCGTGACCAGCGATTTTTGGCGGGACGCTTCCTGGCTCGATATCGATTCAGTTTATACTTACAGCAATGTCGCGGCGGCGGTGCTGGATCGTTACCGATCTGGACCGAGACGGCCTTTTTTCCTCATCGAAAGCGCCTATGAAGGCGAGAACGATGTCAAGGAGCGGCAGGTTCGTCTCAATGCCTATGGCGCACTGCTTTCGGGAGCGAGCGGTCAGCTCTTCGGCAACAATCCGGTCTGGCATTTTTCCGCCGCCGGGCTTTATGATGCGAAAGACAGATGGCAAAATTCGCTGAACAGCCGCGGCGCTCAAAGCATTACCCATCTCGCCGCTCTTTTCAGCCAACTGGCATGGTGGAAGCTGGTGCCCGATCAGGGGAGCCTGCTGAAAAGCGAAGCTGGCGCATTTGCGGCGCGCGACAGGGATGGGACATTCGCCTTGATCTATCTCGACACGCCTTCCGTTGCGATCGATCTCGACAGTCTGGGGGGCGGCGAGAAGACCCTTCGCTGGTATGATCCCTCGAACGGACTTTACATCGAACCCACCGAGCGTCTGGGCCGCAGCGGCCTTCGCAACGTGACGGTGCCTGCATCGGCGAATGCATCCGGCTTTCAGGACTGGATCGCCGTTCTCTCCGCGCAGGAATGA
- a CDS encoding MraY family glycosyltransferase, whose translation MSGILFNTIATFVLCVSFIVVLRRLTIAFQLVDRPDSIRKRHTGAVPLCGGIAIFAAFAVSAFVGGWSGALGINFWLGLAVILLMGVVDDRRPLPAAGRLVMQLAMAIALVGGADIGSLSVGVLFTSHSELFLPLFFFIGVLFVTGLVNSWNMLDGVDGLAGGTAGVALIWLMIVAVFANVGDIIPPLEALSVCLCAFLVFNMRGPWRARASIFLGDAGSTALGATIAYVIVLLATTSVSVSFPALLWIVILPITDTLSLIIRRIMHGRSPMSADRWHFHHLLLDYGFTPAAATNTLIVISFLCGGIGFAGIKAGVPAEVMAAGLLLPIALHTAFVLAATGYLSKTLLHRGNFDLYREVVRLPVVAKSVSEPRAIQSPNEE comes from the coding sequence ATGTCGGGGATACTCTTCAACACCATCGCTACTTTCGTCCTGTGCGTGTCCTTCATAGTCGTTCTCAGGCGCCTGACCATTGCGTTTCAGCTTGTGGATCGTCCCGATTCAATCCGCAAACGCCACACCGGCGCCGTTCCGCTTTGCGGCGGCATTGCAATCTTTGCCGCTTTCGCTGTTTCCGCCTTCGTTGGCGGGTGGAGCGGGGCGCTCGGCATCAACTTCTGGCTCGGACTGGCGGTCATCCTGCTGATGGGCGTCGTTGACGACCGCCGGCCGCTGCCCGCAGCAGGGCGTCTCGTCATGCAACTGGCAATGGCGATTGCGCTCGTAGGCGGCGCAGATATCGGCTCTCTCTCGGTCGGCGTGCTGTTCACGTCGCATTCGGAGTTGTTCCTGCCGCTGTTTTTCTTCATCGGCGTTCTCTTCGTGACGGGGCTGGTGAATTCCTGGAACATGCTCGATGGCGTGGACGGGCTTGCCGGCGGCACGGCTGGCGTTGCGTTGATCTGGTTGATGATCGTGGCGGTCTTCGCGAACGTCGGCGACATCATCCCACCGCTTGAGGCACTCTCGGTATGCCTATGCGCCTTTCTGGTGTTCAACATGCGCGGTCCATGGCGCGCACGGGCGAGCATATTCCTTGGCGATGCCGGCAGTACCGCGCTTGGCGCGACAATTGCATACGTGATCGTCCTGCTTGCAACCACAAGCGTTTCGGTATCCTTTCCGGCACTGCTGTGGATCGTCATCCTGCCGATCACTGATACGCTCAGCCTGATTATTAGGCGCATCATGCACGGTCGCAGTCCCATGTCGGCCGATCGCTGGCACTTTCATCATCTGCTGCTGGATTACGGTTTCACGCCGGCGGCGGCAACCAACACGCTGATCGTCATTTCCTTCCTGTGTGGAGGCATTGGTTTTGCCGGGATAAAAGCCGGTGTGCCGGCGGAAGTGATGGCCGCCGGCCTTCTCTTGCCTATTGCACTTCACACCGCCTTCGTCCTTGCCGCGACGGGTTATCTCTCGAAAACGCTGCTTCACAGGGGCAATTTCGATCTCTATCGCGAGGTCGTGCGTCTGCCTGTGGTTGCCAAATCAGTGTCGGAGCCAAGAGCAATACAATCGCCGAATGAAGAGTGA